The following are from one region of the Anomaloglossus baeobatrachus isolate aAnoBae1 chromosome 1, aAnoBae1.hap1, whole genome shotgun sequence genome:
- the LOC142312804 gene encoding uncharacterized protein LOC142312804, producing MSTPVGLAPIQTRKPHLLDRMKYSLGHVVLEINFDLLKFIMAWFQRMKIDVAKLIAMVESMPCLWDPTCPDYMQKNKRMDCWGTICAELFPQWHEADAALQHKIELDVRKRWRSVKDRFHKIRNEGMKSGSSPKKPNFIYYDELSFLCTSRKTRETSGNVAVQTPVDDEEGQESLLQPHQEGPSANIDQFSSEHEGDIESGTVQDKSPPRPTIITSGPTKYIKPKNKKKNTKNIQLEEDVICNETLKLLNTSAKEDDIDHFGISIAGRIRKIKDEKKKNTCMTAICGMLTCYEEEGSFPSSGAIISKIEQFFDDVKNPPAQKNTATIAHNPIYIQKPYSLNTNTYNQNVPQQYLHPGIQTQKPQSSQINIQPPLNVNLHSQQPPQGYFSRQLFSEP from the exons ATGAGCACTCCTGTTGGACTTGCTCCCATTCAGACACGAAAACCGCATCTTCTTGATAGAATGAAATATTCTTTAGGACACGTAGTCCTCGAG ATAAACTTTGATCTACTGAAATTTATAATGGCTTGGTTCCAGCGAATGAAGATCGATGTTGCAAAATTAATTGCTATG gttgaatccatgccatgccttTGGGATCCCACATGCCCTGACTACATGCAAAAAAacaagaggatggactgttggggaacaatctgtgctgaactgttcccacaatggcatgaggctgatgcagccttacaacataaaATTG agcttgatgtgcggaaaaggtggcgttcagttaaggacagatttcacaagataaggaatgagggcatgaaaagtggcaGTTCCCCTAAAAAACCAaatttcatctattatgatgaGCTGTCATTTCTCTGCACAAGTCGGAAAACTagaga AACTTCAGGAAATGTAGCAGTACAAACACCTGTTGATGATGAAGAGGGGCAAGAGAGCCTTCTTCAACCACACCAGGAAGGGCCATCAGCCAATATAGATCAATTTTCATCTGAACATGAAGGGGATATAGAAAGTGGTACTGTTCAAGATAAATCACCACCTAGACCTACAATAATTACCTCAGGTCCCACAAAATATATtaagccaaaaaacaaaaaaaaaaacaccaaaaatatccaATTAGAGGAGGACGTTATTTGTAACGAAACCTTAAAATTATTGAATACTAGTGCCAAAGAAGATGACATTGATCATTTTGGCATTAGTATAGCAGGTAGAATCCGAAAAATTAAAgatgagaagaaaaaaaatacatgcatgacagccatatgtgggatgctgacttgctatgaggaagagggtagtttcccttcCTCTGGCGCAATTATTTCTAAAATTGAACAATTTTTTGATGACGTCAAAAACCCACCAGCCCAAAAGAATACAGCTACTATTGCCCATAACCCAATCTACATACAAAAACCTTATTCTCTAAATACAAATACATATAATCAAAATGTGCCCCAACAATATTTGCATCCAGGCATTCAAACTCAAAAACCACAATCTAGTCAAATTAATATACAACCCCCGTTAAATGTTAATTTGCATTCCCAACAACCACCACAAGGATATTTCAGCAGGCAATTATTTTCAGAACCATAA